In the genome of Bacillus thuringiensis, the window AGTCACCAAAATATATGGGTAAATGTCCTGGATGTGGTCAATGGAATACACTTGTTGAAGAAATGGAGCCAGTTGTATCATCCAGGCGCCTTAATTACGCGAATGCAATTCAAACGGAAGTAACAAAACCAAGACGTCTTACCGAAGTAGAAACAAAGTCTGAGGCACGTATTGAAACGGAATTTCAAGAGTTTAACCGTGTGCTTGGTGGCGGAATTGTAGATGGGTCCTTAGTACTTATTGGTGGAGACCCTGGGATTGGAAAATCAACATTACTATTACAGATTTCATCGCAATTAGCAGATTCTTCATATGATGTATTATACATATCAGGTGAGGAGTCGGCAAAGCAGATTAAACTTCGTGCAGATCGTTTGCATGTAAAGGGTAGCAATCTATTTGTTGTAGCAGAGACAGACCTGCAGCGTATTGCAGCACATATTGAAGAGATGAATCCAGCTTTTGTTGTTATTGATTCTATTCAAACGATACATTTACCTGAAGTGACGTCGGCCCCAGGAAGTGTGGCACAAGTACGTGAATGCACAGCAGAATTAATGAAACTTGCAAAAACAAAAGGAATCCCTATTTTCATTGTTGGGCATGTGACAAAAGAAGGAGCAATTGCAGGACCTCGTATGTTAGAACATATGGTCGATGCAGTTCTTTATTTTGAAGGAGACCGACACCATACGTATCGTATTTTACGAGCTGTGAAGAACCGTTTTGGTTCCACGAATGAAATGGGTATCTTTGAAATGAAAGAGCTTGGTCTTGCGGAAGTTTTAAATCCTTCTGAAATCTTCCTTGAGGAAAGGCCGGTTGGTGTTGCAGGATCAACAGTAGTTGCTTCAATGGAAGGAACAAGACCGGTTTTAGTAGAAATACAAGCATTAATCTCCCCTACTAGTTTTGGAAATCCTCGAAGAATGGCGACAGGAATTGATCATAACCGTGTTTCGCTTATTATGGCAGTATTAGAAAAAAGAACAGGTTTACTATTGCAAAATCAAGATGCATATTTAAAAGTAGCTGGTGGTTTGAAATTAGACGAACCGGCAATTGATTTAGCGGTGGCTTTAAGTATAGCCTCAAGTTTTAGGGATAAATCTACGGCACCAGCTGATGCAGTAATAGGAGAAGTAGGATTAACTGGAGAAATAAGAAGAGTATCAAGAATTGAACAACGTGTACAAGAAGCAGCTAAATTAGGATTTCAACGTGTAATTATTCCTAGAAAAAACTTAGGAGGATGGACAATTCCGGATGGGATTGAGGTTGTAGGTGTTTCTAATTTAGGGGAAGCGCTTCGTTTGACATTAGGAGGCTAGGCTATGGAAGAAAATAAGCAACGTGTCAAAAGTATGATTAATATTTTACAGCTCGTGGCCCCAGGAACACCATTGCGCGAAGGGATAGATAATGTACTTCGCGCGCAAACAGGGGGACTAATTGTTCTTGGATATAATGAGCAGATTAAAAGTATTGTTGATGGTGGTTTTCACATTAATTGTGCATTCTCTCCTGCTAGTTTATATGAATTAGCAAAAATGGACGGGGCACTTATTTTAAATGAAACGGGAAGTAAAATTTTAATAGCGAATGCACAGTTAGTTCCAGAGGCATCTATTGATTCTATTGAAACAGGTATGCGTCACCGAACAGCAGAACGTGTAGCGAAGCAGACTGGAAGCCTTGTTGTGGCCATTTCACAAAGACGTAACGTAATTACGCTATATCAAGGGAACTTACGTTATACACTAAAAGATATAGGTGTTATTTTAACAAAGGCAAATCAAGCTATTCAAACGTTAGAAAAATATAAGGCTGTATGGAATGATGGTATTACGAATTTGGGCATTCTAGAATTTGAAGAGGTCGTTACAATGTCCGAGGTAGTTCACGTTTTACATAGTGTTGAAATGGTACTGCGTATTAAAAATGAAATATTGAGCTATATTCATGAGCTAGGAACAGAAGGTAGGTTAATCCGTTTACAACTTACAGAATTACTAGCTGATTTAGAGGCAGAGGCAGCATTGTTAATTAAAGATTACCATCAGGAGAAAACACAAGACCATCATCAAATTTTGAAAAGGTTACAGGACCTTGCAAATACACAACTTTTAGAGGATAGTGATTTAGTTAAATTACTTGGCTACCCAGGGCAAACCAGTTTAGAAGAAAGTGTGACGCCAAGGGGATATCGAATTACAAGCAAAATCTCTCGTGTTCCGCCACTTATCATTGAAAATTTAATTAATCGATTCAAAACGTTGCAAGGAGTTTGTCGTGCGACTATTCATGAATTGGATGATGTGGAAGGAATTGGAGAAGTAAGGGCGAAGAAAATACGAGAAGGCCTAAAAAGAATTCAAGAGCATCTCTATATGAGTAGACACAATTAAGAATATTACATTGATTCTATAATATAACGACACTAGAACATTTTTGGTATATGATATGATATATTGGTAAATAAAACTATTTATAAAAAAACACGTCCGCTTTTGCATTCGGCGTTTTGATTAGCGAAACAATGGTTAATAATGAGTAGGAGGTGGTTGGATGTTAAAACGGATCGTACAGCTCTTCTTTCTAGTAATCGGGGGAGCGTTAGGGATTTACTTAATCCCAAAAGTTATTAATGTATTAGACATCGGTGCGGTTCCTTTATTGGAAGGATCGTATGTTCGTGCAATTATTGGTGCAATTATTTTATTTTTAACAACATTTTGGCTTGTAGATTATATTGTTCAACTTATTAAGCATATTGAAGAGGCTCTTGTAAAGGCGCCTGTAGCAGATGTTTTATTTGGTACATTAGGGTTGATCTCTGGTCTTATTGTTGCATATTTAATTTTAATACCAATTCGTGAATTTACAATTCCAGTTATTAGCACGGTGTTGCAAGTGTTCTTTACTCTTTTACTTGGATATTTAGGATTCCAAGTAGGATTTAAAAAGAGGAATGAATTGCTAGGATTATTTACATTATCCCAACGTGGAGGTAAGAAGAAAAACAATAGTGAGAACGAAGAGATAGAGGTAGAAAAATCTACGGCTCATTGGAAAATTCTCGATACGAGTGTAATTATTGATGGACGTATTGCTGATATTTGCCAAACGAAGTTTTTAGAAGGAACAATTGTGATTCCACAATTCGTATTAGAAGAGCTTCAGCATATTGCCGATTCTTCCGATGCTTTAAAGCGTAATCGTGGTCGCAGAGGGCTAGATATTTTAAATCGTATTCAAAAAGAGATGCCGATTCCGGTAGAAATTTATGAAGGCGATTTCGAGGATATCCAAGAGGTGGATAGCAAACTTGTAAAGTTAGCAAAAATCACCGGTGGAACTGTAGTAACGAATGATTTCAACTTAAATAAAGTTTCTGAATTACAAGGAGTAACGGTGTTAAACATTAATGATTTAGCTAATGCAATTAAACCAGTTGTACTCCCTGGCGAAGAATTAAATGTTTATGTTGTGAAAGATGGTAAAGAGCAAAACCAAGGTGTTGCGTACTTAGATGATGGTACGATGATTGTAGTAGAAGATGGTAGAGAGTATGTAGGTTCGCAACTTAATGTGCTGGTTACTAGCGTATTACAAACATCGGCTGGTCGTATGATTTTCGCGAAACGTAAATTATTAGAAAAAGCATTATAGGTAGAGGATTATTAATATGTATACATTAATTATTCCGGCAGCCGGTCAAGGAAAGCGGATGGGTGCTGGCAAAAATAAGTTGTTCTTACTTATAAATGAAGTACCGATTATCGTGCATACATTACGTGCTTTTGAAGGAGATAAAGCGTGCAAAAGTATTGTTATGGCAATTAACGAAGAGGAACGCCCGTATTTTGAAGAATTAATGCAGAAGTATCCAATTGAAAAACAGGTACAATTTATTCAGGGTGGAGCCGAAAGACAAGATAGTGTATATAATGCGATTCAGCATGCGAGTGATGTTGAATATGTTCTTGTGCATGACGGAGCGCGCCCATTCGTAACGGATAAAGTGATTCAAAATGTATTAACAGCAGCAGAAAAATATGGAGCTTCCATTTGTGCAGTGCCAGTAAAGGATACAGTTAAGAAAGTAGAGCAAGGTGTTGTTGTCGAAACGGTAGAACGATCTCAGCTTAAGGCTGTACAAACACCGCAAGGGTTCTCTGTTTCTCTTTTGCTAGAAGCTCATAGAAGTGCAAAACAGAGCTGTTTTCTTGGTACAGATGATGCAAGTCTCGTGGAACGCATTGGTAAGCAAGTAGGTGTGGTAGAGGGGAGTTACTATAATATTAAAGTGACGACTCCAGAGGATTTACTAATTGCTGAAAGTTTCCTTCATGTTCAGAAAAAATAGCCGTGATGGTGTATAACAAAGGAAAGCTCGGCAATGGCCGGGCTTTTCTTTGTAAGGATATCAATATAATATAGAGTCATAAAGCTCAGTGGTTTAGCTCAAGGAGGATGTAAAGAATGTTTCGAATTGGACAAGGTTTTGATGTGCATGAATTTGCGGAAGGTAGACCGTTAATTATTGGCGGAATTACAATTCCACACGAGAAAGGATTAATCGGTCATTCAGATGCAGATGTATTGTTACATACGATTGCTGATGCATGTTTAGGTGCTATTGCAGCAGGAGATATCGGAAAGCATTTTCCAGATACAGACCCAGCTTTTAAAGATGCAGATTCAGCTGTATTGTTACAAAAAGTTTGGGCATTTGCGCGTGAACAAGGTTACGAGTTAGGGAATTTAGATTGTACAATTATTGCTCAAAAGCCGAAAATGGCACCGCATATTGAAAGTATGCGTAAACGTATTAGTGAACTGTTAGAAACGTCTATAGATAACATTAATGTAAAGGCAACAACAACAGAAAAATTAGGATTTACAGGTAGGGAAGAAGGAATTGCTTCTCAAGCAGTGGTATTATTACAGAAAAAATAATGGTTTTTAATTCGTAAGATGGATAATCACATTTTTTTGTTGTACAATTATAGAATGTGTAGACATTAAGAATGGAAGGTGTACCAATTATGGAAAAGCAAGTGAGAGTGCGCTATGCGCCAAGTCCAACAGGACACTTACATATCGGAAATGCGCGTACGGCATTATTTAATTATTTATTTGCTCGTCATTTAGATGGCAAGTTTATTATTCGTATTGAAGATACTGATGTGAAACGTAACGTGGCTGGTGGAGAAGAAAGCCAATTAAAATACTTAAAATGGCTCGGTATGGACTGGGATGAAGGTGTTGATGTTGGTGGTGAATTTGGACCATATCGTCAAACAGAGCGTTTAGATATTTATAAAAAATTATATCTAGATTTATTAGAGCGTGGTTTAGCTTACAAATGTTATATGACAGAAGAAGAGCTAGAAGCAGAGCGTGAAGGTCAAATTTCGCGTGGTGAAACACCTCGTTATGCAGGTAACCACCGTGATTTAACTGAAGAACAAATGAAAGAATTTGAAGCTGAGGGACGTATTCCGAGTATTCGTTTCCGTGTACCAGCTGATCGTGATTACACATTCAAAGACATCGTAAAAGACGAAGTTGCATTCCATTCAAATGATTTTGGTGATTTTGTTATCGTGAAAAAAGATGGAATCCCAACTTATAACTTTGCGGTAGCAGTAGATGATCACTTAATGGAGATTACACATGTACTTCGTGGTGATGATCATATTTCAAACACGCCAAAACAAATGATGATTTATGAAGCTTTCGGTTGGGATATCCCACAATTCGGTCATATGACTTTAATTGTAAATGAAAGTCGCAAAAAATTAAGCAAGCGTGATGAATCTATTATTCAATTTATTGAGCAATATAAAGAGCTTGGATATCTTCCAGAAGCAATCTTTAACTTTATTGCGCTATTAGGTTGGTCACCAGTAGGTGAAGAAGAAATCTTCTCTCAAGATGAGTTTATCAAAATGTTTGATGCAGCTCGTTTATCAAAATCACCTGCATTATTTGATTCCCAAAAACTAAAATGGATGAACAACCAGTATATGAAAAAGCAAGATTTAGATACGGTTGTAGAGTTAAGTTTACCGCATTTAGTGAAAGCTGGACGTGTGGGAGAAACTTTAAGTGAACAAGACCAAGCTTGGATCCGTGGTGTGATTGCTTTATACCATGAACAAATGAGTTTTGGGGCTGAAATTGTAGAGCTTTCTGAAATGTTCTTTAAAGATCATGTTGATTATGAAGAAGAAGGACAAGAAGTATTAAATGGTGAACAAGTACCTGAAGTACTTCGTGCATTTGCTGGTCAAATAGAAGCTTTAGAAGAAATGGAGCCAGCGGCAATTAAGGCGGCAATTAAAGCAGTTCAAAAGGAAACAGGACATAAAGGTAAAAATTTATTTATGCCAATCCGTGTTGCAACTACAGGACAAACGCATGGTCCAGAGCTTCCGAATGCTATTGCACTTCTTGGAAAAGAAAAAGTTTTAAATCGTCTTCAAAAAGTAATTGGTTAACATTTTCTAGGTTTAGAAATATAATAAGTATACCTAAAACCTAATAAGGAAAAGCGACGAGAAGGAGAAGTAGAAAATCAGGCTTTTTACAGAGAGAACCACCTTTAGGCTGGGAGTGGTTTATAAGCAGATTTTTGAAATGCCCCTTCGAGTCTTCTGCTGAACAGCGAATTGTTTCGTGGGACGTCTTAGGATGCAAAGTAAGCAGAAGCGGTGTACACCGTTATCATGGATGAGTTTGAGGCTTTTTTAAGCCTAAACAGAGTGGAACCGCGCTTAAAAGGCGTCTCTGTCAATATGACAGAGGCGCCTTTTTTTTATACCGTGTAAATAGGTATGAATATAGAATTTATCTCCCTATATAAGGAATTAGGGGATAAGTGATGAGTTAGGGGAGTTAGTTCGCTCGACAAAAAGCAGCCCATAAAGGGGAGGGAACACCGATGTTTAAGAGGCTTCGGGAAGATATTGAAGTCGTTTTTGAACAGGATCCAGCGGCAAGAGGTTATTTCGAAGTCATTTTAACTTACTCTGGATTACATGCAGTTTGGGCTCATCGAATTGCACATGCTTTTTATAAAAGAGATTTTTTCTTTCTTGCACGTTTTGTTTCACAAGTTAGTCGCTTTTTTACTGGCATTGAGATTCATCCAGGCGCAACTATTGGTCGACGCTTTTTCATAGACCATGGAATGGGAGTTGTAATTGGAGAAACTTGTGAAATTGGTGATAATGTAACAATTTATCAAGGGGTTACATTAGGTGGTACAGGAAAAGAAAAAGGAAAGAGGCATCCGACAATTCAGGATAATGTATTAATTGCGACGGGTGCTAAAGTCCTTGGTTCTATTACTGTGGGAGAGAATTCTAAAATCGGGGCAGGGTCTGTCGTATTAAAAGAAGTTCCTGCACATTCTACAGTTGTAGGTATACCTGGCAGAGTCGTTATTCAAAATGGAGTAAAGATTGGTCAAGAATTAAATCACTCTGACCTTCCGGATCCAATTTTTGATAAATTAAAGGCTATGGAAGTAGAACTTGATAAATTGAAGAAACAACTGGAAGTAAAGGTAGAAAGGAAGGATAAAAATGACTATTCACATTTATAATACGTTAACACGCCAAAAAGAAGAGTTTGTTCCATTAGAAGAAAATAAGGTAAAGATGTATGTATGCGGACCTACAGTTTATAACTACATTCATATTGGGAATGCAAGACCTCCTATGGTATTCGATACAGTACGTCGTTATTTAGAATATAAAGGATACGATGTGCAATACGTATCTAACTTTACGGACGTAGATGATAAATTAATTAAAGCGGCAAATGAATTAGGTGAAGATGTACCGACAATTGCTGATCGTTTTGTTGAAGCGTACTTTGAAGATGTAACAGCGCTAGGTTGCAAACACGCAACAGTTCATCCTCGTGTAACAGAAAATATGGACATCATTATTGAATTTATTCAAGAGCTTGTGAATAAAGGGTATGCATATGAATCAGAGGGTGATGTGTACTTTAAAACGAAGGAATTCGAAGGTTACGGTAAATTATCACATCAACCAATCGCGGATTTACGTCACGGTGCTCGTATTGAGGTAGGAGAAAAGAAACAAGATCCTCTTGATTTTGCTTTATGGAAAGCTGCGAAAGAAGGAGAAATCTTCTGGGAAAGCCCTTGGGGGAAAGGACGTCCAGGGTGGCATATTGAATGCTCAGCTATGGCACGTAAGTACTTAGGGGATACAATCGATATTCATGCTGGTGGTCAAGACTTGGCGTTCCCACATCATGAAAATGAAATTGCGCAGTCGGAGGCATTGACTGGAAAAACGTTTGCACGTTACTGGATGCATAATGGATATATTAATATTAACAATGAGAAGATGTCTAAATCGCTTGGTAACTTTATTTTAGTTCACGATATTATTAAGCAATACGACCCGCAGTTAATTAGATTCTTTATGTTATCAGTACACTATCGTCATCCGATTAACTTTAGTGAAGAGTTATTACAAAGTACGAATAATGGACTGGAAAGAATTAAAACAGCTTATGGAAACTTAAAGCATCGTATGGAAAGCAGTACGGATTTAACAGACCATAATGAGAAATGGTTAGCTGAAATAGAGAAATTCCAGACTGCATTTGAAGAGGCGATGAATGATGACTTTAACACCGCGAATGCAATTACCGAATTATACAATGTAGCCAATCATGCAAATCAATATTTACTTGAAGAGCATACATCTAAAGTTGTGATCGAAGCATACGTAAAACAACTGGAAACGTTATTTGATATTTTAGGATTAGAATTAACACAAGAAGGATTGCTGGATGAAGAAATTGAAGAACTTATCCAAAAGCGCATTGAGGCGCGTAAAAATCGCGATTTCGCATTGTCTGATCAAATTCGCGACGATTTAAAAGAACGTAATATTATTTTAGAAGATACCGCTCAAGGTACAAGATGGAAAAGAGGATAAGAATGATTGATGCAAAGCAATTAAACAGCTTGGCGTTAGCGTATATGGGTGATGCGGTATATGAACAATATATCCGCTATCACCTCCTTCAAAAAGGAAAGGTTCGCCCTAATCAATTACATCGCTTAGGGACGAGCTTTGTTTCAGCAAAAGCACAGGCAAAAGTTGTTTATCATTTATTAGAGACGGCATTTTTGACAGAGGAAGAAGAGGCGGTATTAAGAAGAGGGCGTAATGCAAATTCGGGTACAGTGCCGAAAAATACGGATGTACAAACATATCGACATAGTACAGCCTTTGAAGCGCTAATTGGTTATCATCATTTATTAAATAACCGTGAAAGATTAGACGAAATTGTATATAAGGCAATTGCAGTTTTAGAAGAAAAGGAAGGGGGCACATCATCATGAGCAGTGAATATATTATCGGACGTAACCCTGTAATTGAAGCGTTACGATCAGGGAGAGATATTAATAAAATTTGGATCGCAGAAGGTGCTGCCAAAGGACAGGTACAGATTGTACTAGCGTTAGCGAAAGAAAATAAGGTTATTTTACAACACGCACCAAAGAAAAAGTTAGATCAATTAGTTGAGGGGAATCATCAAGGTGTAATTGCTCAAGTAGCTGCATATCAGTATGCGGAGTTAGAAGATTTATTCAAAGTGGCAGAAAAACGTAATGAAGATCCATTCTTCTTAATTTTAGATGAGATTGAAGATCCGCATAACCTAGGTTCTATTATGCGTACTGCTGATGCGACAGGAGCTCATGGAATTATTATTCCAAAGAGAAGGGCTGTGGGGCTTACAGCGTCAGTTGCGAAAGCATCAACAGGAGCAATTGAATACATTCCTGTTGCGCGCGTAACGAATTTATCCCGTACAATTGATGAATTAAAAGAACGTGGACTTTGGATTGCTGGTACAGATGCCAAAGGGAAAACGGATTACCGTAATTTAGATGGTAAAATGCCAATTGGGTTAGTAATTGGTAGTGAAGGAAAAGGTATGAGTCGTATTATTGGTGAAAAGTGTGATTTCCTAATCACTCTACCGATGGTTGGTAAAGTTACATCCTTAAATGCTTCCGTAGCCGCAAGTTTGTTAATGTATGAGGTATATCGTAAACGTCACGAAATTGGTAAATAAAAGATGAACGATATTTTAATCGTTGACGGTTACAACATTATCGGAGCTTGGGGAGATTTGAAGAAACTGCGGGATGTAGATTTACAATCATCAAGAGATGCGCTTATTGATAAGATGGCGGATTATCAAGGTTATACAGGCACAAAAGTGATGATAGTCTTTGATGCCTATACAGTACATGGTATTGAAAAAAAGATGAAACAATCTCGTGTGGAAGTAATATTCACACGAAAGAATCAAACTGCAGACGAAAAGATAGAGCAACTTGCGATAGAGCTTAGAAATATAAATACACGAATATATGTTGCGACTTCTGATTACACGGAACAATGGGTTATATTTGCGCAAGGTGCCCTTCGGAAATCTGCGCGTGAATTAGAGTTGGAAGTACAGGCAATGGAGCAACAAGTAAGAAGGCGTACAAAAGACACGAAAGAACAGCAACCCGCCATGCGAAAGATATTTAGTAAAGATATTACAGAAAAATTAGAAAAATTAAGAAGAGGAGAGCGTTGAAGCATTGACGCTCTTTGTCTTTTTACTGTATAATATTGCTAAATAAATAGCGGTCGGAGGGATCAAGGTGGAAGCAGGCTTCGTAAGTGTAGGCGACGTTACATTTCGTGATTTAGAGGATGAGGCAATCGTTGAGTTAGTTCGAAAAGGTAATACTGACGCTCTAGAATATTTAATTCACAAATATAAGAACTTTGTTCGCGCGAAATCAAGATCTTACTTTTTAGTGGGTGCCGATCGAGAAGACATTGTTCAAGAAGGTATGATAGGGTTGTTTAAAGCAATTCGTGATTATAAAGAGGACAAGCTGTCTTCATTCAAAGCATTTGCTGAACTGTGTATCACTCGACAAATTATTACCGCTATTAAAACGGCGACAAGACAAAAACATATTCCCTTAAATTCGTATGTGTCTTTAGATAAGCCGATTTACGATGAGGAATCTGATCGAACATTATTGGATGTTATTTCTGAAGCGAAGGTAACTGATCCTGAAGAAATGATTATTAGCCAAGAAGAATATACAGACATAGAATCAAAAATATCTGAATTATTAAGCGATTTAGAAAGAAAAGTACTTTCTTTATATCTAGATGGGCGTTCTTATCAAGAGATTTCAGAACAGTTAAACAGACATGTGAAATCTATTGATAACGCTTTACAGCGGGTGAAGAGGAAATTGGAGCGATATATGGAAATGCGAGAAAGTACAAGTTTAAATTCATAACAAATAACAAGTGCAACAGGTGTAAAATAAATCACCTGTTTTCTTTTGTAGAGAGTACAAAATGCATGTCATTGACATTGTCTTTTATTGTATGATACATTTTTAGGGACATAATGTTACAAGGTTGGTGTAACTAATGAGGAAAAAAGTTGTACTCTCATGTGAAGAGTGTAAAAATCGAAACTACTCTACTATGAAAGATACGAGCTCAATAGAGCGACTTGAAATAAAAAAGTTTTGTAAAACATGCAATCAGCATACAGTTCACAAGGAAACAAAATAAATAATTGAAATAATACACTGGAGGTCCCGCAGATGCGTTTAACGAACTTTTTCGGCGATGTAGGTCGCGAAATGAAAAAAGTAAGTTGGCCTAAAAAAGATGAATTACTCCGCTCAACAGCGACTGTTGTTGCTACAGTTGTGTTCTTTGCGATTTTCTTCGCAGTAGTTGATATGGGCATTTCTTCTTTAATTCGGTTAATTCTTGGTTAATTCTTGAATAAGAAGCACTTATCCATGATATAATGTTATTTATAAGAACTGTGTAAAAGCCCGGTGAACGGGTTTTTTCATTTGCGCAAAAAAATGTACGTCAGGGAGGGAAGGACGCTCGTCCTAAATGAATGGAAAAAAGTTGGTATGTTGTCCATACTTATTCTGGATATGAAAATAAAGTAAAAGCAAACCTAGAGAAGCGTGTAGAATCAATGGGTATGCAAGATAAAATTTTCCGTGTTGTTGTCCCGGAAGAAGTAGAAGTAGAAATGAAAAACGGAAAAGAAAAATTAATGAAAAGAAAAGTGTTCCCAGGTTATGTATTAGTAGAATTAATCATGACTGATGATTCTTGGTATGTTGTACGTAACACGCCGGGTGTAACTGGGTTCGTTGGTTCTTCTGGTTCTGGATCTAAACCATCACCTCTATTAGAAGAGGAAGTTGTTACCATTATGAAACATATGGGAATGGACAACGAAGTGGTTGATTTCGACTTTGAACTTCATGAGACAGTACGTGTAAATGAGGGGCCATTCGCAGATTATACAGGTGCTATTGAAGAAATTGATGTGGAGAAGAAAAAGGTTAGCGTACTTGTGGACATGTTTGGTCGCGAGACTCCAGTTGAACTTGACTTCCATCAAATTGAAAAATTATAAAATGAAACTTGAAATGAATTGTAAAAAGTGATAATATCTTTTAAGTCAGTACGTCTTCGTTATCGGAGACGTTTTTTGAAAGATTTTATCCTTACAGATAAAATATGACGTGGGAGGGCAAATCACTGTCCAATTGACCACATCACGGACTTAAGGAGGTGTGTCTCGTGGCTAAAAAGGTAATTAAAATGGTAAAGCTTCAAATTCCTGCAGGTAAAGCTAACCCAGCTCCACCAGTTGGTCCAGCATTAGGACAAGCAGGTGTTAACATCATGGGCTTCTGTAAAGAGTTTAACGCTCGTACAGCAGATCAAGCTGGTCTTATCATCCCTGTTGAAATTACGGTATTTGAGGACCGTTCATTCACTTTCATTACTAAAACTCCTCCTGCTGCTGTTCTTCTTAAGAAAGTAGCTGGTATTGAGTCTGGTTCTGGTGAACCAAACCGTAATAAAGTGGCAACTGTTAAGCGTGATAAAGTACGCGAAATCGCTGAAACTAAAATGCCTGACCTAAACGCTGCTAGCGTAGAAGCTGCAATGCGTATGGTTGAAGGTACTGCACGCAGTATGGGCATCGTTATCGAAGACTAATTCGATTTGTTTTTAAAAAAGGTTGCGGGTCTGGAATTCCAATTCGCAACCTTTATTATCGTAAATGATTATTGTTTTTAAATAAATGGATGGCGCTCATCCTCAGGTTATACCTGAAAACAGGCGTAAACGTGGGAGGTTATTCCGCTAAAACCACATTCGAGGAGGAAATAAAAAT includes:
- a CDS encoding Mini-ribonuclease 3; protein product: MIDAKQLNSLALAYMGDAVYEQYIRYHLLQKGKVRPNQLHRLGTSFVSAKAQAKVVYHLLETAFLTEEEEAVLRRGRNANSGTVPKNTDVQTYRHSTAFEALIGYHHLLNNRERLDEIVYKAIAVLEEKEGGTSS
- a CDS encoding RNA polymerase sporulation sigma factor SigH, translating into MEAGFVSVGDVTFRDLEDEAIVELVRKGNTDALEYLIHKYKNFVRAKSRSYFLVGADREDIVQEGMIGLFKAIRDYKEDKLSSFKAFAELCITRQIITAIKTATRQKHIPLNSYVSLDKPIYDEESDRTLLDVISEAKVTDPEEMIISQEEYTDIESKISELLSDLERKVLSLYLDGRSYQEISEQLNRHVKSIDNALQRVKRKLERYMEMRESTSLNS
- the nusG gene encoding transcription termination/antitermination protein NusG encodes the protein MEKSWYVVHTYSGYENKVKANLEKRVESMGMQDKIFRVVVPEEVEVEMKNGKEKLMKRKVFPGYVLVELIMTDDSWYVVRNTPGVTGFVGSSGSGSKPSPLLEEEVVTIMKHMGMDNEVVDFDFELHETVRVNEGPFADYTGAIEEIDVEKKKVSVLVDMFGRETPVELDFHQIEKL
- the secE gene encoding preprotein translocase subunit SecE, translating into MRLTNFFGDVGREMKKVSWPKKDELLRSTATVVATVVFFAIFFAVVDMGISSLIRLILG
- the rlmB gene encoding 23S rRNA (guanosine(2251)-2'-O)-methyltransferase RlmB is translated as MSSEYIIGRNPVIEALRSGRDINKIWIAEGAAKGQVQIVLALAKENKVILQHAPKKKLDQLVEGNHQGVIAQVAAYQYAELEDLFKVAEKRNEDPFFLILDEIEDPHNLGSIMRTADATGAHGIIIPKRRAVGLTASVAKASTGAIEYIPVARVTNLSRTIDELKERGLWIAGTDAKGKTDYRNLDGKMPIGLVIGSEGKGMSRIIGEKCDFLITLPMVGKVTSLNASVAASLLMYEVYRKRHEIGK
- a CDS encoding NYN domain-containing protein; translated protein: MNDILIVDGYNIIGAWGDLKKLRDVDLQSSRDALIDKMADYQGYTGTKVMIVFDAYTVHGIEKKMKQSRVEVIFTRKNQTADEKIEQLAIELRNINTRIYVATSDYTEQWVIFAQGALRKSARELELEVQAMEQQVRRRTKDTKEQQPAMRKIFSKDITEKLEKLRRGER
- the rpmG gene encoding 50S ribosomal protein L33; this encodes MRKKVVLSCEECKNRNYSTMKDTSSIERLEIKKFCKTCNQHTVHKETK
- the rplK gene encoding 50S ribosomal protein L11, with translation MAKKVIKMVKLQIPAGKANPAPPVGPALGQAGVNIMGFCKEFNARTADQAGLIIPVEITVFEDRSFTFITKTPPAAVLLKKVAGIESGSGEPNRNKVATVKRDKVREIAETKMPDLNAASVEAAMRMVEGTARSMGIVIED
- the cysS gene encoding cysteine--tRNA ligase, with the protein product MTIHIYNTLTRQKEEFVPLEENKVKMYVCGPTVYNYIHIGNARPPMVFDTVRRYLEYKGYDVQYVSNFTDVDDKLIKAANELGEDVPTIADRFVEAYFEDVTALGCKHATVHPRVTENMDIIIEFIQELVNKGYAYESEGDVYFKTKEFEGYGKLSHQPIADLRHGARIEVGEKKQDPLDFALWKAAKEGEIFWESPWGKGRPGWHIECSAMARKYLGDTIDIHAGGQDLAFPHHENEIAQSEALTGKTFARYWMHNGYININNEKMSKSLGNFILVHDIIKQYDPQLIRFFMLSVHYRHPINFSEELLQSTNNGLERIKTAYGNLKHRMESSTDLTDHNEKWLAEIEKFQTAFEEAMNDDFNTANAITELYNVANHANQYLLEEHTSKVVIEAYVKQLETLFDILGLELTQEGLLDEEIEELIQKRIEARKNRDFALSDQIRDDLKERNIILEDTAQGTRWKRG